In Methanobacterium paludis, the following proteins share a genomic window:
- a CDS encoding potassium channel family protein: MYVVIMGGGRVGLRLASSLVTAGTDVTLIENDASLCGNAAAELDALVICGNGTDVKTLEEANISDADVFVAATGNDEVNLLSCILVKDYNIKKVIARVSNPDHEEAFKKVGIDDVISPELTAASYLEKLITRPKIADLVVIGKGNAEILDIRVTNDKAVNKKVGELSPTDNYIIAAIYKNGEINIPKEDMVLTLGDRIFVLVKNPAVKATTKLFTK, encoded by the coding sequence ATGTATGTAGTTATCATGGGCGGCGGAAGGGTAGGACTGCGTCTTGCTTCCTCATTAGTTACAGCAGGAACCGATGTCACTCTCATTGAAAATGATGCAAGTTTATGTGGTAATGCGGCTGCTGAACTTGATGCACTCGTTATCTGTGGAAACGGAACCGATGTAAAAACTCTTGAAGAGGCCAATATAAGCGATGCAGATGTTTTCGTAGCAGCCACAGGAAATGATGAAGTTAATCTACTCTCATGTATCCTTGTCAAGGATTACAATATCAAAAAAGTTATCGCAAGGGTCAGCAACCCGGACCATGAAGAAGCATTCAAAAAAGTGGGTATAGACGATGTTATAAGCCCAGAACTTACAGCTGCAAGTTACCTTGAGAAGCTCATAACCAGACCAAAGATAGCAGATCTTGTAGTTATCGGAAAGGGAAATGCAGAGATACTGGACATAAGAGTTACGAATGATAAAGCTGTTAACAAGAAAGTAGGTGAGTTAAGCCCAACAGATAATTATATAATAGCTGCAATATACAAAAACGGGGAAATAAACATTCCAAAAGAGGATATGGTACTGACGCTCGGTGACAGAATATTTGTTCTCGTGAAAAACCCTGCAGTAAAAGCAACTACTAAATTATTCACCAAATAA